ACTCACTGATTCCCGCCGTCGTCACCGGCGTATTCGGTGCGCTCGCCGCTGCTGGCGCGATTGCCGTCGCACGGGGGTGGCCACAGCGCGCGGACCTGCTCTCGGGTTTCGCCTGGCCCGCGATCCCACTGGTCGCGATCAGCGCGGGCGCGGCAGCACCCGGGGCGCTGGGAGCGGCGCACCTGTTCATCGGGGCGCTGACGACCGTAGTCCTGATCTGCGCCCTGGTGTCGGTCACCGGTCGCCATGTCACCGTCGCGGCCACGGTGATCACGTTGTGCGCACTGGGCGGAGCCGTCGCGTTGGCCAGGATGTGGCGTCCCGTCCCCGCGCAGTGGCTGGGGATGTGCGCGTTGGTGGCGCTGCTTCTGCTGCTGACCTTGGCGCCGACAATTGCCCTCTGGACGGCGCGGATCCGACCACCGCACTTCGGTTCCATCACCGGACGAGACCTGTTCCGGCGCAGCGACGGCCTTCCCGTCGACGCCGTGGCGCCGGTCGAGGACGCCGACGAGGACGAGCGGGCTGAGACCAATGCCGACACCACGCCCCGCGGCGCGGATATCGCGGCGGCGGCGCGCCGTGCGAACGGGGTGCTCACCGGACTGTGCGTCGGCGCTGCAGCCACGTTGCCGGTCGCGGTCTGGGCCACGTTGATGCCGGGCCAGGCCAAGGGCAACGCCGCGGCAGTCCTGTCGGGGCTGTACGTGCTCATCTTCATCAGCCGAGGCCGCAGCTTCACCGACAAGCGCCAAGCCGTGGCGCTGGTGTGCGGCGCGGCCGCGGCGGTGTGCGTCGGGGTGGCGAAGTACGTGCTGGCCCAGCCCGCGGACTCCGGCGCCGCGGTGCTGTGGGGTGCGGTGGTGCTGGCGGCGTTCGCCGGCGCAGGCCTTGTGGTCGCACTGCTGGTGCCCGTCACACGGTTCACGCCGCTGGTGCGGATGCTGGCCGAGTGGCTCGAGATCATCGCGATCGTGGCGGCGCTGCCGTTGGCGGCGTGGATCGGGGGGTTGTTCACATGGGTGCGGATGAGATGACGGCAACCCGCCGCGGAAGGCGGTGGGGCTCGGCG
The DNA window shown above is from Mycolicibacterium confluentis and carries:
- the eccD gene encoding type VII secretion integral membrane protein EccD, which codes for MMAMAKVSFPARCAVAVVCGEHLVSQVYPASVPIEVFLDDVVELLNDELKRRGLPGLEPGLGYELQRANGTRLEVTKSLDDLGVEDGTTLVLAPAGEGESFEPQYESLSTGLARVGKRLFEPVTAATAAHTAIAILAMVGAVIAATAVRTRLVHDSLIPAVVTGVFGALAAAGAIAVARGWPQRADLLSGFAWPAIPLVAISAGAAAPGALGAAHLFIGALTTVVLICALVSVTGRHVTVAATVITLCALGGAVALARMWRPVPAQWLGMCALVALLLLLTLAPTIALWTARIRPPHFGSITGRDLFRRSDGLPVDAVAPVEDADEDERAETNADTTPRGADIAAAARRANGVLTGLCVGAAATLPVAVWATLMPGQAKGNAAAVLSGLYVLIFISRGRSFTDKRQAVALVCGAAAAVCVGVAKYVLAQPADSGAAVLWGAVVLAAFAGAGLVVALLVPVTRFTPLVRMLAEWLEIIAIVAALPLAAWIGGLFTWVRMR